A single window of Colletotrichum destructivum chromosome 9, complete sequence DNA harbors:
- a CDS encoding Putative dienelactone hydrolase, alpha/Beta hydrolase, with protein MASEHQAPRFCADCFRGTLRGDVEPQGTEETVHGLPTYVARPEPGREPAGVVVILPDACGWKLRNTRALADAYARRIPAVVLLPDFMNGYGLPESVLVVSDRVLGEKSWFWKYLIYGPVAVATMMRHFIPLLIATRPGVVVPRIGNFFRALRLAPPEPLPQPSTSSASVVDDGTATVQKAARIGVAGFCWGGKYAVQLAQLGAGPFGDAPLIDCGYTAHPSFLSLPGDLEKVARPLSMANGDDDMMMPRARMAQAKTVLGRKKTCEIVEYPGAKHGFAVRGDPNDQSQADLGRRAEDQAVGWFRRWFGQGAEE; from the exons ATGGCCTCGGAACACCAGGCCCCGCGCTTCTGCGCCGATTGCTTTAGGGGCACCCtgcgcggcgacgtcgagcccCAGGGCACCGAGGAGACGGTCCACGGCCTTCCGACCTACGTCGCGCGCCCCGAGCCGGGCCGTGagcccgccggcgtcgtcgtcatcctcccGGACGCCTGCGGCTGGAAGCTACGCAATACGCGCGCGCTGGCCGACGCGTACGCCAGGAGAATCCCCGCAGTTGTCCTGCTCCCCGATTTCATGAACG GATACGGCCTGCCCGAATCCGTCCTGGTCGTCAGCGACAGGGTGCTGGGCGAGAAGTCGTGGTTCTGGAAATACCTCATCTACGGgcccgtcgccgtggccACGATGATGCGGCACTTCATTCCCCTCCTCATCGCGACCCgccccggcgtcgtcgtcccgcgcATCGGCAACTTCTTTCGCGCCCTCCGACTCGCGCCGCCCGAGCCTTTACCCCAgccgtcgacctcctcggcttctgtcgtcgacgacggcaccgcgACGGTGCAAAAGGCGGCGCGcatcggcgtcgcgggcTTCTGCTGGGGCGGCAAGTACGCCGTGCAGCTGgcgcagctcggcgccgggccGTTCGGCGACGCGCCGCTGATCGACTGCGGGTACACGGCGCACCCGAGCTTCCTGAGCCTGCCGGGAGACCTGGAGAAGGTCGCGCGGCCGCTGAGCATGGcgaacggcgacgacgacatgatGATGCCTCGGGCCAGGATGGCGCAGGCCAAGACGGTGTTGGGGCGGAAGAAGACCTGCGAGATCGTCGAGTACCCGGGCGCGAAGCACGGATTTGCCGTGAGGGGGGACCCCAACGACCAGAGCCAGGCGGATCTGGGGAGGCGGGCGGAGGACCAGGCCGTGGGCTGGTTCCGGCGGTGGTTCGGGCAAGGGGCGGAAGAGTGA
- a CDS encoding Putative cytochrome P450 — MGSLLIPIVFISVILPAQCYFRFSKIPSDDDEIFPYCLDDSPDCEAKPVSLIRRARARCKNVLSTQYRAACKLRLRGKGLRKACFVVPGNARSFCHGMGAFLNKNVDPGYVDNIGVMLRSLTQYMDDVETQEHAAKCTTEETHRCALEWTTRSDVELFAGVSELTHNTLVRTLMGDDFYESADELLSLVHAMERDVDSIWSSVLPDWVPSPPSLRLRRARDRVKEIFWERLTERHIAAKNGELETDLPDYITYMLHDTSTGPLSRYLASHLTLLMFASHTSTAAVISWVIVCLLRHPDVMAAVKRDARSAAGESVLLQACIKETMRYYDAMQCFRPAAADAEDSTCFSLPYTKHDLPGNYPHSDTWMPGRWLNAENKLVDLEEKAEEDSECMAGRRCPGEKLAAILVTQTLMTLLRCYDIKWATPGQPHTAPLDDLDFERIGSPWLKGGLRVKVSRRVWPELMGGC, encoded by the exons ATGGGTTCGCTTCTGATACCGATCGTCTTCATCTCAGTAATACTGCCGGCGCAGTGTTACTTCAGGTTCAGCAAGATCCCCTCTGACGATGACGAGATCTTCCCGTACTGCCTTGACGATTCGCCCGACTGCGAAGCGAAGCCCGTTTCACTCATCCGTCGAGCCAGGGCGCGATGCAAGAACGTCTTGTCGACTCAATACCGAGCGGCCTGCAAGCTGCGACTTCGCGGCAAGGGGCTCCGCAAAGCCTGCTTCGTCGTGCCCGGGAATGCACGATCATTCTGCCACGGAATG GGCGCCTTCCTCAACAAGAATGTTGATCCGGGATACGTGGACAACATCGGGGTCATGCTCCGATCCCTCACCCAGTACAtggacgatgtcgagacACAAGAACACGCGGCCAAGTGCACCACGGAGGAGACTCACAGATGCGCGCTGGaatggacgacgaggagcgaTGTCGAGCTATTCGCCGGGGTCTCTGAACTGACGCACAATACCCTCGTCAGGACTCTGATGGGCGACGACTTTTACGAGTcggccgacgagctcctcaGCCTGGTGCATGCCATGGAGCGCGATGTTGACAGTATCTGGTCATCAGTCCTTCCCGACTGGGTGCCTTCTCCGCCATCCCTGCGACTGCGTCGTGCCCGTGATCGTGTCAAGGAAATCTTCTGGGAAAGACTTACAGAGAGACATATCGCAGCCAAGAACGGCGAGCTCGAAACCGACTTGCCGGACTACATCACGTATATGCTACACGACACGAGCACGGGACCGCTAAGCCGCTACCTCGCTTCCCACCTCACTCTCCTGATGTTTGCCTCCCACACCTCGACAGCTGCCGTCATTTCGTGGGTCATCGTTTGT CTTTTGCGCCACCCGGATGTCATGGCGGCCGTCAAGAGAGATGCTCGAAGCGCAGCGGGCGAGTCGGTACTGCTGCAGGCTTGTATCAAGGAGACGATGCGCTACTACGACGCAATGCAATGCTTCCGCCCAGCCGCGGCCGACGCGGAGGACTCGACGTGTTTTTCGTTGCCCTACACGAAGCACGACCTCCCCGGGAACTACCCCCACTCCGACACCTGGATGCCCGGGCGCTGGCTGAACGCCGAGAACAAGctggtcgacctcgaggagaaggccgaagAGGATTCCGAATGCATGGCCGGTCGCCGATGCCCcggcgagaagctggccgcGATCCTCGTCACGCAGACTCTGATGACGCTTCTACGCTGCTACGACATCAAATGGGCGACACCAGGTCAGCCTCACACTGcgcccctcgacgacctcgattTCGAAAGGATTGGTTCGCCGTGGCTCAAG GGAGGCCTGAGGGTGAAGGTTTCCAGACGGGTATGGCCCGAGTTGATGGGAGGATGCTAA
- a CDS encoding Putative spermidine/spermine synthase, polyamine biosynthesis domain-containing protein, translating to MVDGWFREISNMWPGQAMTLKVKKVVHHEKSQYQDVLIFESTDYGMVLVLDNVIQATERDEFSYQEMITHLAMNSHPNPKKVLVIGGGDGGVLREVVKHECVEEAILCDIDEAVIRLSKQFLPNMAVGFDHPKSKTHVGDGFKFLEEYKNTFDVIITDSSDPEGPAESLFQKPYFQLLHDALREGGVITTQGSENQWLHMPLISKLKKDCKEIFPVAEYAYTTIPTYPSGQIGFMVCTKDANRNVKEPLRKWSAEEEEKLCKYYNSEIHKASFILPNFAKKALE from the exons ATGGTAGATGGCTGGTTCCGTGAGATCTCCAACATGTGGCCCG GCCAGGCCATGACCCTCAAGGTCAAGAAGGTCGTCCACCACGAGAAGAGCCAGTACCAGGATGTCCTCATCTTCGAGTCCACCGACTACGGCATGGTCTTGGTCCTGGACAATGTCATCCAGGCCACCGAGCGCGATGAGTTCTCCTACCAGGAGATGATCACCCACCTCGCCATGAACTCTCACCCCAACCCCAAGAAGgttctcgtcatcggcggcggtgacggcggcgtcctccgcgaggtcgtcaagcaCGAGtgcgtcgaggaggccatccTTTGCGACATTGACGAG GCCGTCATCCGCCTCTCCAAGCAGTTCCTCCCCAACATGGCCGTTGGCTTCGACCACCCCAAGTCCAAGACccacgtcggcgacggcttcAAGTTCCTCGAGGAGTACAAGAACACCTTCGacgtcatcatcaccgacTCCTCCGACCCCGAGGGTCCCGCCGAGTCCCTGTTCCAGAAGCCCTActtccagctcctccacgACGCTCTCCGCGAGGGCGGTGTCATCACTACCCAAGGTT CCGAGAACCAGTGGCTTCACATGCCCCTTATCTCCAAGCTCAAGAAGGACTGCAAGGAGATCTTCCCTGTCGCCGAGTACGCCTACACCACCATCCCCACGTACCCCAGCGGCCAGATCGGCTTCATGGTCTGCACCAAGGACGCCAACCGTAACGTCAAGGAGCCCCTCCGCAAGTGGtccgccgaggaggaggagaagctgtGCAAGTACTACAACTCGGAGATCCACAAGGCCTCCTTCATCTTGCCCAACTTTGCCAAGAAGGCTCTCGAGTAA
- a CDS encoding Putative auxiliary Activity family 9, whose product MIAWKYAFLASAVLRTIGAHGTVNGIMADGVFYEGYSPQMQFKQPPPQVVGWSIPQDLSNGFVAVDKYADPDIICHVGAEPAPIAAKVTAGSNLTVFWTPDWPESHHGPMIDYLAPCNGDCAGVNKADLQFFKIDGVGLVDGTKAPGRWGSDDMLANNRSWTMTIPAGIAAGQYVLRHETIALHEAGREGGAQNYPQCVNIDVQGGGSEKPPGVRATELYRANDEGIKFNIYKDNLEYSVPGPPVVGGQPPQNPTRRRRRVAVVY is encoded by the exons ATGATTGCCTGGAAATACGCCTTCTTGGCTTCAGCTGTACTTCGGACCATCGGTGCTCATGGCACAGTGAATGGTATCATGGCAGATGGGGTCTT ctATGAGGGTTACAGTCCGCAGATGCAGTTCAAGCAACCCCCGCCACAGGTCGTGGGGTGGTCCATCCCCCAGGACCTATCCaacggcttcgtcgccgtcgacaagtACGCAGACCCGGACATCATCTGCCACGTCGGGGCAGAGCCAGCGCCCATAGCAGCCAAGGTGACGGCGGGCTCGAACCTGACCGTCTTCTGGACCCCCGACTGGCCCGAGTCACACCACGGGCCGATGATCGACTACCTGGCCCCTTGCAATGGCGACTGCGCCGGTGTCAACAAGGCGGACCTGCAGTTCTTCAAGAttgacggcgtcgggctcgtcgacggcaccaAGGCGCCCGGGCGGTGGGGCTCGGATGACATGCTCGCCAATAACCGGTCATGGACCATGACGATCCCGGCCGGCATCGCGGCCGGCCAGTACGTGCTCCGCCACGAGACCATCGCGCTGCACGAGGCGGGCCGTGAGGGCGGCGCGCAGAACTACCCGCAGTGCGTCAACATCGacgtccagggcggcgggtcCGAGAAACCCCCGGGCGTCAGGGCGACGGAGCTATACAGGGCCAACGACGAGGGCATCAAGTTCAACATCTACAAGGACAACCTCGAGTACTCCGTCCCCGGGCCGCCGGTGGTGGGCGGGCAGCCGCCGCAGAATCCTACgcgccggcggaggagggtAGCCGTTGTCTACTGA
- a CDS encoding Putative small ribosomal subunit protein bS18, which translates to MPPRLPFLSALKAPSALSPRIARPFSSTPAVAKPSDPISNLLNLDEKPKVHSTDRIRGLIKTGKARIDGVAAARKLTMLESLREKKVSDDYVKQMPRRWNAGEIYAPHDLSPVEMEKWRKSKRPNVDVVDLLGLNPLDHYRNFSIISEYMTPFGQIEHSKFTGLRPVNQRRMAKAIRRAIGMGIHPSVHHHPELLKKRFRLNASWK; encoded by the exons ATGCCTCCCAGATTACCATTTCTCTCAGCCTTGAAGGCCCCGAGTGCCCTTTCCCCCCGGATCGCACGGCCCTTCTCATCAACTCCCGCCGTTGCCA AGCCATCTGACCCGATATCAAACCTTTTGaacctcgacgagaagcCCAAGGTTCACTCGACCGACCGCATCCGTGGCCTCATCAAAACAGGCAAGGCGCGCATCGATGGGGTGGCGGCCGCCCGCAAGCTCACCATGCTCGAGTCCCTCcgcgagaagaaggtcaGCGACGACTACGTCAAGCAGATGCCGCGCCGCTGGAACGCCGGTGAAATCTACGCGCCGCACGACCTGAGTCCtgtcgagatggagaagtGGCGCAAGTCGAAGCGACCCaatgtcgatgtcgtcgacctccTGGGCCTGAACCCCCTGGACCACTACAGG AACTTCTCTATTATATCCGAGTACATGACCCCATTTGGACAGATTGAGCATTCCAAGTTCACGGGACTGCGGCCCGTGAACCAGAGGAGGATGGCGAAGGCCATCAGGAGGGCGATTGGCATGGGTATCCACCCCAGTGTGCACCATCACCCCGAGCTGCTGAAGAAGAGATTCCGTCTCAATGCGTCGTGGAAATAG
- a CDS encoding Putative LETM1-like, ribosome-binding domain-containing protein yields the protein MNHSTTLRAMRIPSSRLCAGSIHSTFLLSSIARTATPYRRLASSAATGSTPSSSPSPPVPSAKVNPPASTRPAPLDLPERQPDSSKIGHLIATGKAYIKFYKTGLKAVFSNRRLIQNVIAEKSTSVEGFRSPSVFTPGVIPKGFSRADWMLLWRVRHDVLRVPLFGLVLLVCGEFTPLIVIFVDGVVPYTCRLPKQIESSFKQAEERRQKSFLEFEKAAPQGVVPGMARAAARKHVLRSLHVPGMMWEKLGFFPPGLWATKGRLRMAFLEGDDRLLARDGGAAGLEEQEVRIACTERGIDCSGRDDAELRQLLDEWLRLVDAEEAEERRKRMTVLLTTKLENWPKDRNFELPKWQL from the exons ATGAATCACAGCACGACGCTGCGCGCAATGCGCATCCCGTCTTCGCGCCTTTGCGCAGGCTCCATCCACTCGactttcctcctctcctccatcgCGAGAACAGCGACTCCCTACCGCCGCTTGGCGAGCTCCGCCGCAACCGGATCcaccccctcttcctctccctcgccgcccgttCCGAGCGCCAAAGTCAACCCCCCGGCCTCGACACGCCCGGCTCCCTTGGACCTCCCCGAGCGCCAGCCCGACTCCTCCAAGATTGGCCACCTAATCGCGACGGGCAAGGCCTACATCAAGTTCTACAAGACGGGCCTCAAGGCTGTCTTCTCCAACCGCCGCCTGATACAAAACGTCATCGCCGAAAAGAGCACCTCCGTCGAGGGCTTCCGCTCGCCCTCCGTCTTCACCCCTGGCGTCATCCCCAAGGGCTTCTCGCGTGCCGACTGGATGCTCCTCTGGCGCGTGCGCCACGACGTCCTACGCGTCCCgctcttcggcctcgtcctcctcgtctgtGGCGAGTTCACCCCGCTCATCGTAATcttcgtcgatggcgtcgtgCCCTACACGTGCCGCCTACCGAAGCAGATCGAGTCCAGCttcaagcaggccgaggagcgccgTCAGAAGTCGTTCCTCGAGTTCGAAAAGGCCGCGCCGCAGGGCGTCGTGCCGGGGATggcgcgcgccgccgccaggaaGCACGTCCTCCGCAGCCTGCACGTGCCCGGCATGATGTGGGAGAAGCTTGGCTTCTTCCCGCCGGGCCTGTGGGCGACCAAGGGCCGGCTGCGGATGGCCTTCCTGGAGGGCGACGATAGGTTATTGGCgcgcgatggcggcgcggctgggttggaggagcaggaggtgcGCATCGCGTGCACGGAACGCGGCATCGACTGCAGTGGTCGCGACGATGCGGAGTTGaggcagctcctcgacgagtGGCTGCGACTTgttgatgccgaggaggccgaggagcggaGGAAGCGCATGACGGTCCTATTGACCACGAA GCTCGAGAATTGGCCGAAGGACAGGAACTTTGAGCTTCCCAAGTGGCAACTCTGA
- a CDS encoding Putative Free Met sulfoxide reductase, GAF domain, GAF-like domain superfamily, giving the protein MVHADASNFANGVTKEEAYEQVLLQAEGLFDGQRNWSLTHRTLPSNLSNAASLLWHAYHSLPAPSNSVNWAGFYVLDPLSTPSKPSLILGPFMGKVACQTIPFGRGVCGAAAASRETQLVPDVDAFPGHIACDGDSRSEVVVPVVVPAAEGEDGSDRLVAIIDVDCTLPGGFDDVDRVWLEKLAALLSKSCDW; this is encoded by the exons ATG GTTCACGCCGACGCGTCAAACTTTGCCAACGGcgtcaccaaggaggaggcctACGAGCAGGTCCTCCTGCAAGCAGAGGGCCTCTTTGACGGCCAGAGAAACTGG TCACTCACTCACCGGACCCTTCCCAGCAACCTCTCCAACGCGGCCTCCCTCCTCTGGCACGCCTACCACTCCCTCCCGGCCCCCTCCAACTCGGTCAACTGGGCCGGCTTCTACGTCCTCGACCCGCTCTCCACACCCTCCAAGCCCTCCCTGATCCTGGGCCCTTTCATGGGCAAGGTCGCGTGTCAGACGATCCCCTTCGGCCGCGGCGTCTgtggcgctgccgccgcgagcCGCGAGACCCAGCTCGTGCCGGACGTCGACGCGTTCCCGGGCCATATTGCCTGCGACGGTGACAGCCGGagcgaggtcgtcgtccccgtcgtcgtccctgcggccgagggcgaggatggcaGCGACAGGCTTGTCGCCATTATCGACGTTGACTGCACCCTGCcgggcggcttcgacgacgtcgaccgcgTCTGGCTGGAGAAGCTCGCTGCCCTACTGTCCAAAAGCTGCGATTGGTGA
- a CDS encoding Putative small ribosomal subunit protein uS4, with product MVRKLKYHEQKLLRKHDFITYKQDGDHRDASVVRRYMIQKPEDYHKYNRLCGSIRQLAHRISLMPPENAARRKHEKLLLDKLYDMGVLSTASKLSAVEHNVTVSAFARRRLPVVMTRLRMAETVQAATKLIEQGHVRVGTETCVDPAFLVTRSMEDFVTWTVGSKVKRNIMKYRDKLDDFELL from the exons ATGGTCCGCAAACTTAAGTATCACGAGCAGAAGCTTCTGCGGAAGCACGACTTCATTACATACAAACAG GATGGCGATCACCGCGATGCTTCAGTG GTTCGCCGATACATGATCCAGAAGCCTGAAGATTAT CATAAATACAACAGACTATGCGGC TCCATCCGTCAGCTGGCACACAGAATCAGTCTCATGCCCCCGGAAAATGCGGCCCGCCGAAAGCACGAGaagctgctcctcgacaaACTGTACGACATGGGCGTTTTGTCTACGGCCTCGAAGCTTTCTGCTGTCGAGCACAACGTCACCGTCAGCGCGTTTGCAAGACGGCGTCTCCCCGTTGTCATGACTCGCCTTCG CATGGCCGAGACAGTACAGGCAGCGACAAAGCTCATCGAACAAGGACATGTACGTGTCGGTACGGAAACATGCGTCGATCCGGCCTTCCTGGTCACCCGCAGCATGGAGGACTTCGTCACATGGACTGTGGGCAGCAAGGTCAAGCGGAACATCATGAAGTATCGCGACAAGCTGGACGACTTTGAGCTGTTGTAA
- a CDS encoding Putative SKP1/BTB/POZ domain superfamily protein, translating to MTDMLDRGAQRPEEVSDVDSLLRQPQTIIWLKTAEQSFAIHKSLLVESSKYFQRCLDGPFTESRTNTIDLDDDSDDSEGNVSISPLTLGTYVKLCYFTRLTAQRVKRSRRNAADHTEDSYEVSPFTLKPCDMHTPHDLTELVDMWSLCDRFHDDLLLGKVSTAIRETLNVGAKKLGEAHCAEWWVFNFANGYVALEGLHRRDDELEGLLEKLKELFVRNCSPVSWERLACQLPSDFVVAASIAFQAKMATLMTNEAAIARVNGASLCYECKSRVQMALKR from the exons ATGACCGACATGCTCGACCGCGGGGCACAGCGACCCGAAGAAGTCAGCGATGTAGATAGTCTTTTGAG ACAGCCGCAGACCATCATCTGGCTCAAAACCGCCGAACAGTCCTTCGCAATCCACAAGTCCCTCTTGGTCGAGTCGTCAAAATACTTCCAGCGCTGTCTCGATGGCCCTTTCACCGAGTCCCGCACCAACACgatcgacctcgacgacgactcggacgatAGCGAGGGCAACGTCAGCATCAGTCCGCTGACACTGGGTACCTACGTCAAGCTCTGCTACTTCACCCGCCTCACGGCTCAGCGCGTCAAGCGCTCCcgccgcaacgccgccgaccaCACCGAGGACTCGTACGAGGTGTCCCCCTTCACGCTGAAGCCGTGCGACATGCACACCCCGCACGACCTcaccgagctcgtcgacatgTGGTCCCTGTGCGACCGCTTCCACGACGACCTGCTGCTCGGCAAGGTCTCGACGGCCATACGGGAGACGCTCAACGTCGGCGCCAAGAAGCTGGGCGAGGCGCACTGCGCCGAGTGGTGGGTGTTCAACTTCGCCAACGGCtacgtcgccctcgagggcctgcaccgccgcgacgacgagctcgagggcctgctcgagaagctgaaggaGCTGTTCGTCCGCAACTGCTCGCCGGTCTCATGGGAGCGGCTGGCGTGCCAGCTGCCGAGCGACTTCGTCGTGGCCGCCTCGATCGCGTTCCAAGCCAAGATGGCGACGCTGATGACGAATGAAGCGGCCATTGCGAGGGTCAATGGGGCGAGTCTGTGTTATGAGTGTAAGTCTAGGGTCCAGATGGCCTTGAAGCGATAA